The sequence AAAACTGAGTTTTTGACCTTTGTTTATACACACACCTCTTGTAGCAGGTCTGCTTGTTCGATGGCCTTCAGCACACTCTTTTTGGAAGTGTCCTGGATTTCACCTCCCATCAGAAACTCATCTAAGATAAAGTAGGCCTTCTCAAAGTTAAATATGATATCCAGCTCGCACACCTACGGCACaagaacacacccacacaggtcTGTTTAGCTCCTCACATATCACGAGACATTTGGCAGGATTGTGTCTCGGcatcactgaaaatgaggactatCCACAACAAACTTTCGAggataaataaaggttgaatgaatgaatgaatgaacatttGCATCATAATTCATTCTCACAATAAATCCACTGCAGAAGAGAACATATGACCGACACAGGAAGCACACAGATAACTGTCAATAGTACTTCatatgaaccacacacacacacacaaaaaaaagacatgGGAAATAATTCAAAAGAAGGACAGATGGAGGGAAAGGAAAAGATGAAGTCAGAACAGTCCGCCTCATCCATCAACAGCCAGCGGAGTGGGAGCGGCGCAGAAACTGActaagaggagagagaataatgACGAGAATGACACGGCCATGGAGAGGGATACAGCTGGTAAAATGgagatatgggggggggggggggctaatatattgacacagagagatagaaagaaagaaagaaagaaagaaagaaagaaagaaagaggtgaGGGATAAGCTGTGACTCACGCTGCCAAAGTACTTATCCAGCAGCTCCACAAAACGATGGATGACCTCCAGGGTAATAAGCTCATTGTCCTGCTCTTCTACAGCACAACAGAAATACAGGCTGGCATACCTGCAacatgggtgcacacacacacacacacacagagagagagatacacagatTAGCAAAATCATACTGAACAACAGAAACAAAGGCACATGCATACCAAACATACCAAACCAAAGATACAGACAAAAGTGTTAACAGAGCATCTCACATATaaatacagacacatgcatacgTAAGCTATCTGACTATTGCACAAAGTAATAGTAAATAAGACAAAGAAGcattaacaataataaaaacaataacatgaaGCTTGACCAGGTACTCCTCACTGATGCTGCCACCACTTTCTTTTGCGCAGAGAACTGTGATCTCTCAAGTTAATTTTACCACTGAGGTGTGTTTGAATGACAATGAGCACACAGATTAGCCCATcagtgcactgcacacacatggaGGGCACAGGGGTAgtgcagagggagacagagacagatcagagagagagagagagagagagagagagagagagagagagagagagagccctctGGTGGcctaaccaaacacacacacccacacacaccagaacgcacacgcacaaacacaggcacaaacacacacacacacacacacacacacacaagagtgtgGTAAACTATCACCCCATTTTACTTCACCCCAGTCAGCCACCCATACACGCACTCTAGTGaaagagcgcacacacacacacacacacacacacgcacacgcaaatgTATGCACGTagacaggtgcacacacacacacacaaacgcaaagaGTGCAGTGCAGTTTGGTCAACAATCACCCCACCTTACTTCACCCCACGCAGTCACCCATACACGCGTCCCGGTGAGCTGTGGGAGGGTGCAGCGCCGTGACTCACTCCCAGGTCCTGCGCTGAAGTAGCGCGTCTTTGCGCTCGCCTGAGAAAGGTCAGCCAGCTGCAGCCCTGTCATCTGTAATCGGGCATCGCAGCTCCACCACTCAACACAGGACCCCTCCACAACAACAGTCTGCGCTAgacgcggtgtgtgtgtgtgtgtgtgtgtatgtgtgtgtatgtatgtgtgtgtgtgtgtgtgtgtgtgtgtgtgtgtagtaaccGGGTGCGGGAGCGGACGGGGGCAGGTGGTGATTACACCTCACCAAAACACTGACTCACACAGTGGCTCATCAATAATGGCCATCTGATAATGCATTTTCTGACATTTTACGCTTCTAATGTGTGGAAGAGTGGCTAAGTAAACACTGGGAAGAGAGCCACAacaccccctccctctttcaGATGACTGGCTGATTGCAGCCCAAACTCAGGAGCTGGTTCATTATGTCTTGCAGATTAGACTGCCGTATTGATTGCGATTCGTCGTGACTGCTTATACCCGTAAGCGGGACAAACGGTCACTTCCATTTTATTCTACATTCCATCTTTGGCCATCGTTGGATGGCTTTAGAGAGAAAACAGAAGTCCAGTAATGGTAAACCTCTAGtttggtgcttgtgtgtgtgtgtgtgtgtgtgtgtgtgtgtgtgtgtgtgtgtgtgtgtgtgtgtatacctcttGTATACAATCTTCAGGTCCCTCCACTCTAAGAAGCTGCACATCTTGGGTTTTCTGGCGAGCACCACTTGCATGAGCTCCCGGACCATCTTCTTTTTGTCACGCTCCGCCGTGGCCGTGTACCACTTCTGGAGGCGCAGCTTCCCCTGCCGGCTGAACAGCAGCATGAATCGCATCTGAGAaacgacacacacaaacaaggggTGGGTGGGCGGGCGGAGAAGAagaggtgggtgtgtgtatgagagagagagagagagagagagagagagagagagagagtgagagtgtctatgtgtgagtgagtgagagagagagaagagagagggagagagagtgtgtgtgtgtgtgtgtgtgtgtgtgtgagagagagagagagagtgtgtgtgtgtgtgtgagtgtgagagagagagagagagagagagagacagagcgagagagacagagagagagagagagagtgtcagtgagtgagtgagtgagtgagtgagtgagtgagtgtgtgtgagagagagagagagagtgtgtgtgtgtgagtgagtgtgagagagagagagtgtgtgtgtgtgtgtgtgtgcgtgtgagagagagagagagagtgtgtgtgtgtatgtgtgtgtgcgtgtgagagagagagagagagtgtgtgtgtgtatatgtgtgtgtgtgagagagagagtgtgtgtgtgtgagagagtgagtatgtgtgtgtgtgtgtatgtgtgagagagagaaagagggagggagagatagagagagagagagagagaatgtgagagagtgtgtttatgtgtgtgtgtgtgagagagagagggagagagggagagaatgtgagagagtgtgtttatgtgtgtgtgtgtgagagagagagggagagagggagagagagagagagagggagagaatgtgagagagtgtgtttatgtgtgtgtgtgtgagagagagagggagagagggagagagagagagtgagagagagtgtgtttgtgtgtgggtgtgtgagagagagagtgtgagacagagtgtgtttgtgtgtgtgagagagagggagggagagagagtgtgtgggtgtgtgtttgtgtgtgagacagaaagagagagaggggggggagggagggagggagagagagagagtgtgtttgtgtgtgtgagagagatagaaagacatAGTAAGGGAAAGAGGCTGTGAAAAAGGAGAAAACAATAGATGAAAGGTAATGGCTTGCTCCaataaaatgttaaatgtttgcaCACGCATGTGTGGTTGTTTGCCGTGTCAGATACATTATACATCTTCTCCTTACCTTTCCATGACACCACATGGAATTTAAATTACACTTTTCTTCCAGGATGACAGGAACTTTACTTACTACCCTCCCCACAACTGCCCTACTTTCAAATTCTAATTTAGTGCAGTCTATTTTTTGACACAAGCTTACATCACACACCACTTAAAACTCCTCTCCACGttgttggaggtgcaaacaatatcAGAGGTACATGGACAGCTGTGGGAAATTCACCTTGGATAATGGATATGAATTGATATGCTCCGTTTTATTACTGGGCTTTAGGATATATGTCACCCCCATATATTCTAACCTCTAGCCAGATTCTATAGCAGGCTATTTACGTAAGCTGAAGCTTTGTGGACTGCAAGAAAAGTTACAAATTGACTGACAAGGCTTGGTTGA comes from Alosa sapidissima isolate fAloSap1 chromosome 18, fAloSap1.pri, whole genome shotgun sequence and encodes:
- the ap1s1 gene encoding AP-1 complex subunit sigma-1A isoform X2; translated protein: MRFMLLFSRQGKLRLQKWYTATAERDKKKMVRELMQVVLARKPKMCSFLEWRDLKIVYKRYASLYFCCAVEEQDNELITLEVIHRFVELLDKYFGSVCELDIIFNFEKAYFILDEFLMGGEIQDTSKKSVLKAIEQADLLQEEDESPRSVLEEMGLA
- the ap1s1 gene encoding AP-1 complex subunit sigma-1A isoform X1, whose product is MMRFMLLFSRQGKLRLQKWYTATAERDKKKMVRELMQVVLARKPKMCSFLEWRDLKIVYKRYASLYFCCAVEEQDNELITLEVIHRFVELLDKYFGSVCELDIIFNFEKAYFILDEFLMGGEIQDTSKKSVLKAIEQADLLQEEDESPRSVLEEMGLA